One Heteronotia binoei isolate CCM8104 ecotype False Entrance Well chromosome 20, APGP_CSIRO_Hbin_v1, whole genome shotgun sequence DNA segment encodes these proteins:
- the BRICD5 gene encoding BRICHOS domain-containing protein 5, with protein sequence MEEPVAAHPTPLSEKQAQPEGKSPPRIFWLILSVILACVITCIAVAGVLRFTQSSSKPLFQVVRLNFQNRPGSQMNQSAFVDKSRNTVTYYVTSSSNRTTAVLFDGKNGYVCYKPAEQKNCYLRMMDGQDWETVQVSFDLSQHRVDQLPLPNDRTRYYREFLGIVPGRPVRPEEAGEVIRSLCEEMPIYWVKKKDGPAKQRLIYLCIDICFPSNICVSICFYYLPE encoded by the exons ATGGAGGAGCCGGTggctgcccaccccaccccactttcg GAGAAGCAGGCCCAACCAGAAGGCAAAAGTCCTCCCAGGATATTTTGGCTCATCCTCTCTGTGATTCTGGCGTGTGTGATTACCTGCATCGCTGTGGCGGGGGTGCTCCGCTTCACCCAAAGCTCTTCCAAG CCTCTTTTTCAAGTGGTGCGCTTAAACTTCCAAAACCGCCCGGGGTCCCAGATGAACCAGTCGGCCTTTGTGGACAAGTCCAGGAACACCGTTACTTATTATGTCACTTCCTCAAGTAACCGCACCACAGCAGTCCTGTTTGATGGCAAGAAT GGTTATGTTTGCTACAAGCCTGCTGAGCAAAAGAACTGTTACCTGAGAATGATGGACGGCCAGGACTGGGAGACCGTGCAGGTGTCTTTCGATCTTTCCCAGCACCGG GTGGATCAGTTGCCCCTTCCCAACGACCGGACAAGGTACTACCGCGAGTTCCTGGGAATCGTGCCGGGGAGACCCGTCCGGCCTGAGGAAGCAGGCGAAGTCATCCGCTCCTTGTGTGAGGAAATGCCCATCTACTGGGTCAAGAAGAAAGACG GCCCAGCCAAGCAACGACTCATCTACCTGTGCATCGacatctgcttcccaagcaacATCTGCGTCTCCATCTGCTTCTACTACCTTCCGGAGTGA
- the PGP gene encoding glycerol-3-phosphate phosphatase yields MAAAAKKWCERLDADTARSVLAGADAVLFDCDGVLWRGESAVPGAPEALKLLLEAAPPLGGKQLCYVTNNSSRTRVAYVEKLRRLGFPPAEPRQVFGSAYCAARYLSHALPPGGSAYVLGGAALSSELQAAGVAHLGAGPAPPPDSAHFGARAPLDPAVRAVLVGYDEHFSYGKLCLALRYLLRPEPGPEPACLLVATNRDHRLPLEGGSAVPGTGCLVKAVETAAEREAFVIGKPSQYIFECVASEFNIDPSRTIMVGDRLDTDILMGNNCGLTTLLTLTGVSTLEEVQSHLESSCPERRKMVPDYYVDSIADLLLPLKA; encoded by the exons ATGGCGGCGGCTGCCAAGAAGTGGTGCGAGCGGCTGGACGCGGACACGGCGCGGTCGGTGCTGGCCGGGGCGGACGCGGTGCTCTTCGACTGCGACGGGGTGCTGTGGCGGGGCGAGTCGGCGGTGCCGGGCGCGCCTGAGGCGCTGAAGCTGCTGCTGGAGGCCGCGCCGCCCCTGGGCGGGAAGCAGCTGTGCTACGTCACCAACAACTCCTCGCGCACGCGCGTGGCCTACGTGGAGAAGCTGCGGCGCCTGGGCTTCCCGCCCGCCGAGCCCCGCCAGGTCTTCGGCTCCGCCTACTGCGCCGCGCGCTACCTCAGCCACGCCCTCCCCCCCGGAGGCTCCGCCTACGTGCTGGGCGGGGCCGCCCTCAGCTCCGAGCTCCAGGCCGCGGGCGTGGCCCACCTGGGCGCaggccccgcccccccgcccgacTCCGCCCACTTCGGCGCCCGCGCCCCCCTCGACCCCGCCGTGCGCGCCGTCCTCGTGGGCTACGACGAGCACTTCTCCTACGGCAAGCTCTGCCTCGCCCTGCGCTACCTCCTGCGCCCAGAGCCCGGCCCCGAGCCCGCCTGCCTCCTCGTCGCCACCAACCGCGACCACCGCCTGCCCCTCGAGGGAGGGAGCGCCGTGCCCG GAACTGGCTGCCTGGTCAAAGCGGTGGAGACTGCGGCGGAGCGCGAGGCTTTTGTCATTGGCAAGCCCAGCCAATACATCTTTGAGTGCGTGGCGAGCGAGTTCAACATCGACCCCTCCCGCACCATCATGGTGGGCGACCGCTTGGACACAGACATCCTCATGGGGAACAACTGCGGCCTGACCACGCTGCTCACCCTCACGGGCGTCAGCACCTTGGAGGAGGTCCAGAgccacctggagagcagctgccccgAGAGGAGGAAGATGGTGCCTGACTACTATGTCGACAGCATCGCCGACCTTCTCCTCCCTCTGAAGGCGTAG
- the MLST8 gene encoding target of rapamycin complex subunit LST8 has translation MNTAQGTVGSDPVILATAGYDHTVRFWQAHSGICTRTVQHQDSQVNALEITPDRSMVAAAGYQHIRMYDLNSNNPNPVINYDGVSKNITSVGFHEDGRWMYTGGEDCMARIWDLRSRNLQCQRIFQVNAPINCVCLHPNQAELIVGDQSGAIHIWDLKTDHNEQLIPEPEVSVNSVHIDPDASYMAAVNSSGNCYVWNLTGGIGDEVTQLIPKTKIPAHNRYALQCKFSPDSTLLATCSADQTCKIWKTSNFSLMTELSIKSNNPGETSRGWMWDCAFSGDSQYIVTASSDNLARLWCVETGEIKREYSGHQKAVVCLAFNDSVLG, from the exons ATGAACACGGCCCAGGGCACAGTGGGCAGCGACCCGGTGATCCTGGCCACCGCCGGCTACGACCACACCGTCCGGTTCTGGCAGGCCCACAGTGGGATATGCACCAGGACTGTCCAGCACCAGGACTCT CAGGTGAATGCCCTGGAGATCACACCGGACCGTAGCATGGTAGCCGCTGCAG GCTACCAGCACATTCGGATGTACGACTTGAATTCCAACAACCCAAACCCGGTGATCAACTACGATGGAGTGAGCAAGAACATAACGTCTGTGGGGTTCCACGAAGATGGCCGCTGGATGTACACAGGGGGCGAAGACTGCATGGCTCGCATCTGGGACCTCAG GTCACGCAACCTCCAGTGCCAGCGTATCTTCCAAGTGAACGCGCCCATCAACTGCGTCTGTCTGCACCCCAATCAG GCAGAACTTATCGTGGGGGATCAGAGCGGAGCAATTCACATCTGGGACCTGAAAACCGACCACAATGAGCAGCTCATTCCAGAGCCGGAAGTCTCGGTCAACTCTGTTCACATCGACCCTGATGCCAGCTACATGGCGGCCGTCAACAGCTCA GGCAATTGCTACGTGTGGAATTTAACGGGGGGCATCGGAGACGAGGTGACCCAGCTGATCCCGAAGACCAAGATTCCCGCCCACAACCGTTACGCCCTCCAGTGCAAGTTCAGCCCAGACTCCAC GCTTCTGGCCACATGTTCTGCCGACCAGACCTGCAAGATCTGGAAAACGTCCAACTTCTCTCTGATGACGGAGCTGAGCATCAAGAGCAATAACCCTGGGGAGACCTCCCGCGGCTGGATGTGGGACTGTGCCTTTTCAGGCGACTCCCAGTACATTGTCACCG CCTCCTCGGATAACCTGGCCAGGCTGTGGTGCGTGGAGACGGGGGAGATCAAGCGGGAGTACAGCGGCCACCAGAAGGCGGTCGTCTGCCTGGCTTTCAATGACAGCGTGTTGGGCTGA